The window CGCTGTTAAACGATGTCGAGGAACGGGAAAAGCATATAACGTAACAACGTTTACTGTGGAAGCTTGTTGAGCTTGCAGTAGGCGTAGTCTTTGTACTTCTTCGCCCTGTACTTGGGTGGGCTCTCATCACCGACGAGCTGTTGCAGAGGGCCAATTACCATCTCACCAGGAGGAGAGCAGAAGACTGGCCACGACATCCTGACCTTCTCTTTGTTCACGGTTGTTCTGTGCAACACGCTCTTGTATATCCCATTGCTCAAAATCTACGTAACACAACACCAATagatgagaaggaagaagaatgaATGAGATATGTATACTTTTAGTTATTTTGGTGACCTCGATCTGATCACCGATGTGGACGATGACAGCATCAGGAACGTAGTTGACGTCGATCCAGTGCTCATCTTTGAAGACCTGCAAACCAGGGACATGGTTGGGGACGAGAATGGTGATAGCGGACATGTCAGTGTGAGCCACCACCCCGAGAGCCAGGTCAGGCCGAGGACACGGCGGGTAGTAGTTGATCTTTAGGAGTTGCTCCAGTCCATCTCCGCCAAGTGCTTCCTTGAGGACATGATCTCCCAGTCCCAGTCCCCTCGACAGCGCCATCAACATCCTGTCCACGAGACACGCTAGGTGTTTGCCGTAGTGCTCGTTTACTTGCCTGTCAAAACCGCAAAGGTCAAAACAGGTTACCTAGATGAGTCAGATAATTCAAGACATACTGAGGTTTGACTGGATGAAGCACATGGCGGTGATGTGAAAGTGGCATTTAAAATATGGCTCGCCGTGGAATGCGAGGCTCATATTCTCAAGCAATGACCTTGCTTTGCCCATATAAAAAACACCATGCACATTGTCTCCTTCCCCACGCCAATTTCCTTGAAAGTCTACACGAAGCATCATCCTCAAGTAACATAAAATTAACTAGGCTAGAGTTGGAACACCCTCAATCTGATCACCAACTCCAATTAGTCACCACCTCAAACAACACATAAAAGAGAATAATTCCATGTATAAACtcactatatacatatatatgtatatataattactTTACCTATAATCGGCAGGTTTCTTGGGCCAGATGGCGTGGTTGACGCGAGACGGCGGCGATACGTAGTGGAAGAAGAAATCAACCCAGGCCTTCTTGCCCTCCAACTCCTTCTGCAGCTTGGTGCCATATCCTTCCAAGCTCCCCGATCCGGGCACCATCGCgtgcttctccttctcctcctgcgGTAGCTCGAAGAATTCCATGCCGACGCGCTGCAGCTCACGAATCACCTCCCCCGGAATCCCGTGGTTCAGCAGTTGGAAGATTCCCCACTCCCGGCTGGCCTCGGCCACGGCGATCGTCAACTGGTCCTGGTCGGCGCCCGCGAGGTCGATGACCGGGATCTCCGGCGCGGGGCCGCGGTAGGTGGTGACGCCCGGCTGCTCGTGCTCCGACCGTATGAACTCTGGCGGCATGGTGCCGTTGGCTGCACAGACGGACGCGATGGCTTGAACCCTCTCCATCTCCATCTTGTGTTGGTCAAGGTCGGAGCTGCTACTAGCAAGAACCTGGTTCTTTTGTTCACGTTGATGGATTTTGTTAAGGCTACCCAGGTACACATATGGGAGAGGAAAGGTTTCCATTTTGGCACGGAGTCATTCAATACTAAAGTAAAGCCATGACTTAATATTCTATTCCATGTGAAGAAGAAAATGTTTCTTTGACATGTGATCCTCGAACATGCTGAAGATGTCTCGTCTTTAACATTATGGCTGTCTCCAtccaatatataattatatatttgagCTAAGCCAACCTTACCCTTGTCTTCACATGACGCGTGAATCACCAGTGAAACTCGATCTCAGCGAATCTATCTTCCGATACTCTAATGAAAATTAATCAAAACCAGTAACAGATTTTGACTATGCATAGTTTCATTATGAATCTTTCTTACACCACCACGTTTTTGTCCCATGGACTCTTTACCAGGTGATGGATCGCTTTTAGA of the Musa acuminata AAA Group cultivar baxijiao chromosome BXJ2-10, Cavendish_Baxijiao_AAA, whole genome shotgun sequence genome contains:
- the LOC103969181 gene encoding flavonol synthase 1, with protein sequence METFPLPYVYLGSLNKIHQREQKNQVLASSSSDLDQHKMEMERVQAIASVCAANGTMPPEFIRSEHEQPGVTTYRGPAPEIPVIDLAGADQDQLTIAVAEASREWGIFQLLNHGIPGEVIRELQRVGMEFFELPQEEKEKHAMVPGSGSLEGYGTKLQKELEGKKAWVDFFFHYVSPPSRVNHAIWPKKPADYRQVNEHYGKHLACLVDRMLMALSRGLGLGDHVLKEALGGDGLEQLLKINYYPPCPRPDLALGVVAHTDMSAITILVPNHVPGLQVFKDEHWIDVNYVPDAVIVHIGDQIEILSNGIYKSVLHRTTVNKEKVRMSWPVFCSPPGEMVIGPLQQLVGDESPPKYRAKKYKDYAYCKLNKLPQ